Proteins from one Piscinibacter lacus genomic window:
- a CDS encoding glycosyltransferase: MSRRYALISPCRNESKYMRQTLDTVVGQSLTPALWVIVDDGSSDETPQILAEYAARHPWIRIVTRQDRGRRAVGPGVIEAFYAGYETIVPEDFDYVCKLDLDLRLPLRYFEILVERMEANPRIATCSGKAYVEEHGTLRDENHGDETSLGMTKFYRVSAFKDIGGFVREVMWDGIDCHRCRMKGWIACSWNEPELRFIHLRPMGSSQQSIYTGRMRHGFGQYFMGTGLLYLSASALSRIGEKPFLLGSLAVIWGWLRSALAGKPRYEDPEFRRFLRAYQMRALLVGKRRAIEEIHRAKGIA, translated from the coding sequence ATGAGCCGCCGCTATGCCCTGATTTCGCCCTGCCGCAATGAATCCAAGTACATGCGGCAGACCCTGGACACCGTGGTCGGGCAGTCGCTCACGCCGGCGCTCTGGGTGATCGTCGACGACGGTTCAAGTGACGAGACGCCACAGATCCTGGCCGAGTACGCCGCGCGCCATCCCTGGATCCGCATCGTCACCCGCCAGGACCGAGGCCGTCGCGCCGTCGGCCCCGGGGTGATCGAGGCTTTCTACGCCGGCTACGAAACCATCGTGCCGGAGGACTTCGATTACGTCTGCAAGCTCGACCTGGACCTGCGCCTGCCGCTGCGCTACTTCGAGATCCTGGTCGAGCGCATGGAGGCGAATCCGCGCATCGCCACCTGCAGCGGCAAGGCCTATGTCGAGGAACACGGCACGCTGCGCGACGAGAACCACGGCGACGAGACCTCGCTGGGCATGACCAAGTTCTACCGCGTCAGCGCTTTCAAGGACATCGGCGGCTTCGTGCGCGAGGTGATGTGGGACGGCATCGACTGCCACCGTTGCCGGATGAAGGGCTGGATCGCCTGCAGTTGGAATGAACCGGAGCTTCGCTTCATCCACCTGCGGCCGATGGGGTCCAGCCAGCAGAGCATCTACACCGGCCGCATGCGCCACGGCTTCGGCCAGTACTTCATGGGCACCGGCCTGCTCTACCTCAGCGCCAGCGCGCTGAGCCGGATCGGTGAGAAGCCCTTCCTGCTGGGCAGCCTGGCCGTGATCTGGGGCTGGCTGCGCAGCGCGCTTGCCGGCAAGCCGCGCTACGAGGACCCTGAGTTCCGCCGCTTCCTGCGCGCCTACCAGATGCGCGCGCTGCTGGTCGGCAAGCGGCGGGCCATCGAGGAAATCCACCGGGCCAAGGGCATCGCCTGA
- a CDS encoding SCO family protein yields MKLSVACHPRLRLLAAGLLIALGASLAGCDDAGGPGSAAPQAGSSSFKAVDITGLDYGKSLKLSDPEGQLRSLADYAGKLVVVFFGYTQCPDVCPTTMAELAQVKKQLGAEGDKLQAIFVTVDPERDSAELLKAYMASFDPAFVALRGTLDETKAVAQGFKVFYQKVPNKDGNEGYTLDHTAGAYVFDMQGRTRLFVRYGTPIEAWLADLRILLAGG; encoded by the coding sequence ATGAAGCTGTCCGTCGCCTGCCATCCCCGCCTGCGCCTTCTGGCTGCCGGCCTGCTGATCGCGCTGGGCGCCAGCCTGGCGGGCTGCGACGATGCGGGCGGCCCGGGCTCGGCGGCGCCCCAGGCCGGCTCGTCGAGCTTCAAGGCAGTCGACATCACCGGGCTGGACTACGGCAAGTCGCTCAAGCTCAGCGATCCGGAGGGCCAGCTCCGCAGCCTGGCCGACTACGCCGGCAAGCTGGTCGTCGTCTTCTTCGGCTACACCCAGTGCCCCGACGTCTGCCCCACGACCATGGCCGAGCTGGCGCAGGTCAAGAAGCAGCTCGGTGCCGAGGGCGACAAGCTGCAAGCCATCTTCGTCACCGTCGACCCGGAGCGGGACAGCGCCGAATTGCTCAAGGCCTACATGGCCTCCTTCGACCCGGCCTTCGTCGCGCTGCGCGGCACGCTGGACGAGACCAAGGCCGTGGCCCAGGGCTTCAAGGTTTTCTACCAGAAGGTGCCGAACAAGGACGGCAACGAGGGCTACACCCTGGACCACACCGCCGGCGCCTATGTGTTCGACATGCAGGGCCGCACGCGGCTCTTCGTGCGCTACGGCACGCCGATCGAAGCCTGGCTGGCCGATCTGCGCATCCTGCTGGCAGGCGGCTGA
- a CDS encoding glycosyltransferase: MGLQAASGSGHAPCPAHACQAETDRVTMVSSPSCPVATELKQVVAYLAPEIPSLSATFVYEELHAVERRGLRVVPISVHRPARPAADQARLSERVRVLYDTHPARFALGALLSLPRFGPGLFGALGQLAGDLVACGLLKPASWKLAYQFLAGARLARLMQDEGCHHLHVHFAHVPAQIAMYAAALSGLPFTVTAHANDIFERGLLLQRKAARAKRFLTISEHNLKYLRALGIPPAQLSLVRCGVSFSPRSRPAGAAGQPFVLGSLGRMVEKKGFDVLIETLARLRAEGRAVVLRLAGDGPLRPALEAQAAALGLGEAVRFDGSLSHEQVADWMNALDSFVLACKEDRNGDMDGIPVVLMEAMSQSLPVVSTRLSGIPELVMHEQSGLLAEPADAADLARQIARLIDSDALRAQLGRDGCQHVMAEFGMAQNIDRLLAAFALPRHG; this comes from the coding sequence GTGGGCCTGCAAGCCGCTTCCGGGTCCGGCCATGCCCCGTGTCCAGCACATGCGTGTCAGGCAGAAACAGACCGAGTCACCATGGTGTCCTCCCCCTCCTGCCCTGTCGCTACCGAATTGAAGCAGGTCGTCGCTTATCTCGCGCCCGAGATTCCCTCGCTCTCCGCCACCTTTGTTTACGAGGAACTTCACGCGGTGGAGCGGCGCGGCCTGCGCGTTGTGCCCATTTCCGTGCACCGGCCGGCGCGCCCGGCTGCCGACCAGGCCCGCCTGAGCGAGCGGGTCCGTGTTCTGTACGACACCCACCCCGCCCGGTTCGCCCTGGGCGCTTTGCTGAGCCTGCCGCGCTTTGGCCCAGGCCTGTTCGGCGCGCTCGGGCAACTGGCGGGCGATCTCGTGGCCTGCGGCCTGCTCAAGCCGGCCAGTTGGAAGCTGGCCTACCAGTTCCTGGCCGGTGCCCGTCTGGCTCGGCTGATGCAAGACGAGGGCTGTCACCACCTCCACGTGCACTTCGCGCATGTCCCGGCGCAGATTGCGATGTATGCCGCGGCGCTGTCCGGGCTTCCCTTCACGGTGACAGCGCATGCCAACGACATCTTCGAGCGGGGCTTGCTGCTGCAGCGCAAGGCAGCGCGCGCCAAGCGCTTCCTGACGATTTCCGAGCACAACCTGAAGTATTTGCGCGCGCTCGGCATTCCCCCGGCACAACTGAGCCTGGTGCGCTGCGGCGTGAGTTTCAGCCCGCGGTCGCGGCCGGCAGGTGCCGCCGGCCAGCCCTTCGTGCTGGGCTCGCTGGGACGCATGGTCGAGAAGAAGGGCTTCGACGTGCTGATCGAGACGCTTGCGCGGCTGCGCGCCGAGGGTCGAGCCGTCGTCCTGCGCCTGGCCGGCGACGGCCCGCTGCGGCCGGCGCTGGAGGCCCAGGCGGCTGCCCTCGGCCTGGGCGAGGCCGTGCGCTTCGACGGCAGCCTCTCGCACGAGCAGGTGGCCGACTGGATGAACGCGCTCGACAGCTTCGTGCTGGCCTGCAAGGAAGACCGCAACGGCGACATGGACGGCATCCCCGTCGTGCTGATGGAGGCCATGTCGCAGTCGTTGCCGGTGGTTTCGACCCGGCTTTCGGGCATTCCCGAGCTGGTCATGCACGAGCAAAGCGGCCTGCTGGCCGAACCGGCCGACGCGGCCGACCTGGCGCGGCAGATCGCGCGCCTGATCGATTCCGACGCACTGCGTGCGCAGTTGGGCCGGGACGGCTGCCAGCATGTGATGGCCGAGTTCGGCATGGCCCAAAACATCGACCGCCTGCTGGCCGCCTTCGCGCTGCCCCGGCACGGCTGA
- the rpoH gene encoding RNA polymerase sigma factor RpoH: MNPLTPIPTSASAAALSLRDPWAMVPSLGNLEAYIRAVNQLPMLSAEEEQDCGRRLRDHGDLAAAGRLVLSHLRLVVSVSRQYLGYGLPQGDLIQEGNVGLMKAVKRYDPEQGVRLVSYALHWIKAEIHDYILRNWRLVKVATTKAQRKLFFNLRSIKQGLRARAELGDSHRQGLSEAEIDQVAETLQVKREDVIEMETRMAGGEVALEPSEGDEDGPAAPIAWLADEHSEPSRMLELAHRDHLASDGLREALSGLDARSRRIVESRWLHVADDGSGGATLHELAAEYGVSAERIRQIEVAALKKMRKALAGV, from the coding sequence ATGAACCCCCTGACGCCGATTCCGACATCTGCCAGCGCCGCCGCGCTGAGCCTGCGCGACCCCTGGGCCATGGTGCCCTCGCTGGGCAACCTCGAGGCCTACATCCGCGCGGTGAACCAGCTTCCGATGCTCAGTGCCGAGGAAGAGCAGGACTGCGGCCGCCGCCTGCGCGACCACGGCGACCTCGCTGCGGCCGGCCGGCTCGTGCTTTCGCACCTGCGGCTGGTCGTCTCCGTCTCGCGCCAGTACCTGGGCTACGGCCTGCCGCAGGGCGATCTGATCCAGGAAGGCAATGTCGGCCTGATGAAGGCCGTCAAGCGCTACGACCCCGAGCAGGGCGTGCGCCTGGTCAGCTACGCGCTGCACTGGATCAAGGCCGAGATCCACGATTACATCCTGCGCAACTGGCGCCTGGTCAAGGTGGCCACGACCAAGGCGCAGCGCAAGCTCTTCTTCAACCTGCGCTCGATCAAGCAGGGCCTGCGGGCCCGGGCCGAGCTGGGGGACAGCCACCGCCAGGGCCTGAGCGAGGCCGAGATCGATCAGGTCGCCGAGACGCTGCAAGTCAAGCGCGAGGACGTGATCGAGATGGAAACCCGCATGGCCGGCGGCGAGGTCGCGCTGGAGCCGTCGGAAGGCGACGAGGACGGCCCCGCCGCGCCGATTGCCTGGCTGGCCGACGAGCACAGCGAGCCCAGCCGCATGCTGGAGCTGGCGCATCGCGACCACTTGGCGAGCGACGGCCTGCGCGAAGCCCTGTCGGGCCTGGATGCGCGCAGCCGCCGCATCGTCGAATCGCGCTGGCTGCACGTGGCCGACGATGGCTCGGGCGGCGCCACGCTGCACGAGCTTGCGGCCGAGTACGGCGTCAGCGCCGAGCGCATCCGCCAGATCGAGGTGGCTGCGCTGAAGAAGATGCGCAAGGCCCTGGCCGGGGTCTGA
- the cyoE gene encoding heme o synthase produces the protein MSTPLSASALPAPPARWRQFMALTKPRVVQLIVFCALIGMLLAIPGWPGARGWQRVLLASVGIWLVASAAAVFNCMVEQTIDSKMKRTAWRATAKGELGVAQTLSFATVLCAAGMALLWFEVNPLTAWLTFATFVGYAIVYTVVLKPMTPQNIVIGGASGAMPPVLGWAAIRGEVGPESLILCLIIFLWTPPHFWALALYRVEDYARAGLPMLPVTHGSEFTRLQIWLYTLVLFAATLLPFVSRMSSWLYLAAAVALGLRFCQYAWRLKQAYSEPLARATFRFSIWHLSLLFAALLLDHYLKPLWLA, from the coding sequence GTGTCCACCCCGCTTTCCGCATCTGCGCTGCCGGCGCCTCCGGCCCGCTGGCGCCAGTTCATGGCGCTGACCAAGCCGCGGGTGGTGCAGCTCATCGTCTTCTGCGCGCTGATCGGCATGCTGCTGGCCATCCCGGGCTGGCCCGGCGCCCGGGGCTGGCAGCGCGTGCTGCTGGCTTCGGTCGGCATCTGGCTGGTGGCCAGCGCGGCGGCCGTCTTCAACTGCATGGTCGAGCAGACCATCGATTCGAAGATGAAGCGCACCGCCTGGCGTGCGACCGCCAAGGGCGAGCTGGGCGTGGCCCAGACCCTCAGCTTCGCCACCGTGCTGTGCGCGGCCGGCATGGCCCTGCTGTGGTTCGAGGTGAATCCCCTGACCGCCTGGCTGACCTTCGCCACCTTCGTCGGCTACGCCATCGTCTACACAGTGGTGCTCAAGCCCATGACGCCGCAGAACATCGTGATCGGCGGCGCCTCGGGCGCGATGCCGCCGGTGCTGGGTTGGGCGGCAATCCGCGGCGAAGTCGGCCCCGAGTCGCTCATCCTCTGCCTGATCATCTTCCTCTGGACGCCGCCGCACTTCTGGGCCCTGGCCCTCTACCGGGTCGAGGACTACGCCCGCGCCGGCCTGCCCATGCTGCCGGTCACCCATGGCAGCGAGTTCACCCGGCTGCAAATCTGGCTCTACACCCTGGTGCTGTTCGCGGCCACGCTGCTGCCCTTCGTCTCGCGCATGAGCAGTTGGCTCTACCTGGCGGCGGCCGTCGCGCTGGGCCTGCGTTTCTGCCAGTACGCCTGGCGCCTGAAGCAGGCCTACAGCGAGCCGCTGGCCCGCGCCACCTTCCGCTTCTCGATCTGGCACCTGTCGCTGCTGTTCGCCGCGTTGCTGCTCGATCACTACCTCAAGCCGCTCTGGCTGGCTTGA